Proteins from a genomic interval of Granulicella sp. L56:
- a CDS encoding DUF4254 domain-containing protein gives MLNALAITAMQDDRTRAWHGAEGATDAEGLLGLAEAQHRANFDLWHEEDKARDPAATDAEIVTVKHAIDRLNQQRNDLVEKLDNRLIELAGEQNPVAPLHSETPGLMIDRLSILALKIYHTQDETRRASATEAHRQKNIARLAVLEEQRSDLAGCLDALWAEALAGTRRFKLYRQMKMYNDPDLNPKMYGAGKAAKAETG, from the coding sequence ATGTTGAACGCCCTTGCGATCACCGCAATGCAGGATGACAGAACCCGTGCATGGCATGGGGCCGAAGGCGCTACCGACGCCGAAGGCTTGCTGGGTCTCGCCGAGGCGCAGCACCGGGCCAACTTCGATCTATGGCACGAAGAGGATAAAGCTCGCGACCCCGCCGCAACCGATGCTGAGATCGTCACGGTAAAACATGCCATCGACCGCCTGAACCAGCAACGCAACGATCTGGTTGAAAAGCTGGACAATAGGTTGATCGAGCTGGCAGGCGAGCAGAACCCCGTCGCTCCCCTGCACTCCGAAACGCCGGGCCTGATGATTGACCGGCTCTCGATTCTGGCGCTGAAGATCTATCACACCCAAGACGAGACACGTAGAGCGTCCGCAACCGAGGCGCACCGGCAGAAGAACATAGCGCGGCTGGCAGTACTTGAGGAGCAGCGCAGCGACCTGGCCGGATGCCTGGACGCGCTATGGGCCGAGGCACTCGCCGGGACGCGAAGGTTCAAACTCTACCGGCAGATGAAGATGTATAACGATCCAGATCTCAACCCTAAGATGTATGGTGCCGGCAAAGCGGCGAAAGCTGAGACCGGGTGA
- a CDS encoding lipopolysaccharide assembly protein LapB yields the protein MTQAKAAPAPSSSSSKRPKTLAGVVPVPNDAARAQALAHYEAALRLMQEGKYDKAHAAFDKMLAAGAGELADRIRMYINACLLQVSKGKTSFKSNEERYDYAVSLLNDGHYEDAREEFKTILKQDDKADYAFYGLAVLSSMTGDSHTCLEHLTEAIRQNPKNRIQARGDSDFQDMADDPRFTELLYPEV from the coding sequence ATGACTCAGGCAAAGGCTGCACCCGCACCATCCTCCTCATCTTCAAAACGCCCCAAAACCCTGGCAGGCGTTGTCCCCGTTCCCAACGACGCAGCGCGCGCGCAGGCGCTGGCGCACTATGAAGCCGCGCTGCGGTTGATGCAGGAGGGGAAGTACGACAAGGCCCACGCTGCCTTCGATAAGATGTTGGCCGCAGGCGCAGGCGAGCTGGCCGACCGCATTCGCATGTACATCAACGCCTGCCTGTTGCAGGTCAGCAAAGGCAAGACCAGCTTCAAGAGCAACGAAGAGCGCTACGACTACGCCGTCTCGCTGCTGAACGACGGCCACTACGAAGACGCGCGCGAAGAGTTCAAGACGATCCTCAAGCAAGACGACAAGGCCGACTACGCGTTCTATGGCCTGGCGGTGCTGTCCAGCATGACCGGCGACTCGCACACCTGCCTCGAACATCTGACCGAGGCGATCCGGCAGAACCCGAAGAATCGGATTCAGGCGCGAGGAGATTCGGACTTTCAAGACATGGCCGACGATCCGCGCTTTACGGAGCTGCTCTATCCCGAGGTATAG
- the yvcK gene encoding gluconeogenesis factor YvcK family protein, with protein sequence MELTNRDSPKELRVVAMGGGTGLSTLLRGLKRYVPMRDRRKRPRTPEQINSPALPCTDTRWIIRELSAVVTVTDDGGSSGRLREDFKMLPPGDVRNCMVALSEDEHLLSKLFQFRFDQGELEGHSFGNLFVAALSHITGDFAQAVQMSSQILAIRGKIFPATNTNVTLAAQMDDGSFVRGETNITASKRSIVKLMLEPATTHPLPETLEAIAHADIITLGPGSLYTSLIPNLLVSGVPEALAASKATKVFICNLMTQANESLGLSASQHIEKILQHAGQTKSPIFDYALINTAPISATRLEQYAREGQEPIEADLERVKALGVKPLTGNFVHEGDVLRHDYDRVAESLLELRACAD encoded by the coding sequence ATGGAGTTGACGAACCGGGACAGTCCTAAAGAGCTTCGAGTGGTCGCCATGGGTGGCGGCACAGGATTGTCGACCTTGCTGCGAGGGCTTAAACGCTACGTTCCCATGCGCGACCGCCGCAAACGGCCACGAACGCCGGAGCAGATCAATAGTCCGGCGCTTCCCTGCACCGACACCCGGTGGATCATCCGCGAGCTTTCGGCGGTGGTGACCGTAACCGACGACGGCGGCTCGTCAGGACGTCTGCGTGAGGACTTCAAGATGCTGCCGCCGGGCGATGTGCGCAACTGCATGGTCGCCTTGTCCGAGGACGAGCATCTGCTCTCGAAGCTCTTCCAGTTCCGCTTCGACCAGGGAGAGCTTGAGGGCCACAGCTTCGGCAACCTCTTCGTCGCCGCGCTCTCGCACATTACCGGAGACTTCGCGCAGGCAGTCCAGATGTCATCGCAGATTCTGGCCATCCGCGGCAAGATCTTCCCCGCGACCAATACCAATGTCACGCTGGCCGCGCAGATGGACGACGGCTCCTTCGTTCGCGGCGAAACGAACATCACCGCCAGCAAGCGAAGCATCGTCAAGCTGATGCTGGAGCCGGCCACCACGCACCCTCTCCCTGAGACACTGGAGGCGATCGCCCATGCCGACATCATCACGCTTGGCCCCGGGTCGCTCTACACCTCGCTCATTCCAAACCTTCTGGTCAGCGGAGTGCCCGAGGCGCTGGCAGCTTCGAAGGCAACCAAGGTATTTATTTGCAACCTCATGACGCAGGCAAATGAGTCGCTGGGGCTATCTGCCTCGCAACATATCGAAAAGATCCTGCAACATGCCGGGCAGACGAAGTCTCCGATCTTCGACTATGCGCTGATCAACACCGCGCCTATCTCCGCTACCCGGCTGGAACAGTATGCCCGCGAGGGCCAGGAGCCGATCGAGGCCGACCTGGAGCGAGTGAAGGCACTCGGAGTTAAGCCCCTGACAGGAAATTTCGTGCACGAGGGCGACGTGCTACGGCACGACTACGACCGCGTCGCAGAGAGCCTGCTCGAACTACGGGCCTGCGCGGATTGA
- a CDS encoding GNAT family N-acetyltransferase, translating to MIEIPVLEGTRVRLEPMTLEHLPGLEKVAFDDRIWRYMPIVIKSPQDLREWVEKALRLQEAGTTLPWITVLKSENRVIGSTRFFDLDRAHQTAELGHTWLTPELHGAGLNAEAKLLQLTYAFEELKLRRVALKTHHENLQSQKAMRKIGAVEEGRFRNHYIMPDGSQRHSVWFSIIREDWPQTKSLLEARIQAPTPPSA from the coding sequence ATGATCGAGATACCGGTGCTGGAAGGAACGCGAGTAAGGCTGGAGCCTATGACGCTGGAGCATCTTCCCGGCCTCGAAAAAGTGGCCTTCGATGACCGCATCTGGCGCTATATGCCTATCGTGATCAAGTCTCCGCAAGATCTTCGCGAATGGGTAGAAAAAGCCCTGCGCTTGCAGGAAGCCGGGACGACGCTGCCTTGGATTACCGTCTTGAAGTCAGAGAACAGAGTCATCGGCAGCACTCGCTTCTTCGATCTCGACCGCGCACATCAGACCGCGGAGCTGGGACACACCTGGCTGACTCCGGAACTTCACGGCGCAGGCCTGAACGCCGAAGCGAAGTTATTGCAGCTTACCTATGCCTTCGAAGAGCTGAAACTGCGGCGCGTGGCATTAAAGACCCACCACGAGAACCTGCAATCACAAAAAGCCATGCGCAAGATCGGCGCCGTCGAAGAGGGGCGATTCCGCAACCACTACATCATGCCCGACGGATCGCAGCGGCACAGCGTCTGGTTTTCAATCATCCGGGAAGACTGGCCGCAGACGAAATCTCTACTAGAGGCGCGGATACAGGCTCCGACTCCACCGTCCGCTTGA
- the rlmN gene encoding 23S rRNA (adenine(2503)-C(2))-methyltransferase RlmN codes for MTALRKSPYIAMLNKVKIEAEATVQLKPLFGQSLDELSSLMEAHGQRPYRAAQLAEAVYRQRATGLDEITTLPAELRESFAAEGYAIGLPEIVQTARSVDGTERYLVRMADGETVETVWMPDGDGGERGDGSLAAEEEESEDKPGNTAKFPYRRATICISSQVGCAVNCQFCLTAKLGIRRNLTPGEIAGQVAAVLNRHRLDLGSSRGNPSPARINLVFMGMGEPFLNYANFMAAVRLLVYMRIPESRMTVSTSGILPGILDFAKETVRPKLAVSLNAPNDVIRESIMPITRKWNIAALFEALDTIPLRNREWITFEYVMLGGINDSLADADELIALVRNMRCKINLIVWNSGPNMPYHEPPQAGVAAFQRRVIDAGIAAYIRRPRGRDIYAACGQLKRTVESEPVSAPLVEISSAASLPG; via the coding sequence GTGACAGCCCTCCGAAAGTCGCCCTATATCGCTATGTTGAACAAAGTAAAGATCGAAGCCGAAGCCACCGTGCAGCTAAAACCACTCTTCGGCCAGTCCCTTGACGAGCTTTCCAGCCTGATGGAGGCCCACGGCCAGCGTCCTTACCGGGCTGCCCAGCTTGCCGAGGCCGTCTATCGCCAGCGGGCTACCGGCCTGGACGAGATCACGACCTTGCCTGCAGAGCTGCGTGAGAGCTTTGCCGCCGAGGGCTATGCCATTGGCTTGCCAGAGATCGTCCAGACTGCCCGTTCGGTCGATGGCACGGAGCGCTATCTCGTCCGCATGGCTGATGGTGAGACGGTTGAGACGGTCTGGATGCCGGATGGCGATGGGGGTGAACGAGGTGACGGCTCCCTTGCGGCTGAGGAAGAGGAGAGCGAGGACAAGCCGGGCAATACGGCCAAGTTTCCCTATCGGCGGGCTACGATCTGTATCTCCAGCCAGGTCGGCTGTGCGGTCAACTGTCAGTTCTGCCTGACCGCTAAGCTGGGTATTCGACGTAACCTGACTCCGGGCGAGATCGCCGGGCAGGTCGCCGCTGTGCTTAACCGGCATCGGCTCGACCTTGGCAGCAGCCGCGGAAACCCGTCTCCGGCGCGCATCAACCTCGTCTTTATGGGGATGGGTGAGCCGTTTTTGAACTATGCCAATTTCATGGCTGCTGTCAGGCTGCTGGTCTACATGCGGATTCCCGAGTCGCGTATGACCGTCAGTACCTCGGGCATTCTGCCGGGGATTCTCGATTTCGCCAAGGAGACGGTGCGTCCTAAGCTGGCGGTCAGCCTTAATGCGCCCAACGATGTGATTCGCGAGTCCATCATGCCGATTACGCGCAAGTGGAATATCGCGGCGCTCTTTGAGGCGCTCGATACGATTCCGTTGCGCAACCGGGAGTGGATCACCTTCGAGTACGTCATGCTGGGCGGGATCAACGACTCCCTGGCCGATGCCGACGAGTTGATCGCGCTGGTCCGCAACATGCGCTGCAAGATCAATCTGATTGTGTGGAACTCGGGGCCCAACATGCCGTATCACGAGCCTCCGCAGGCTGGGGTGGCTGCGTTTCAGAGGCGCGTTATCGATGCCGGAATCGCGGCTTACATTCGTCGTCCGCGAGGCCGCGATATCTACGCCGCCTGCGGCCAGCTCAAGCGGACGGTGGAGTCGGAGCCTGTATCCGCGCCTCTAGTAGAGATTTCGTCTGCGGCCAGTCTTCCCGGATGA
- a CDS encoding pitrilysin family protein produces the protein MSVTLVEDSGLTRNAVERNIRKTVLSNGLTVLTEAMPHLRSVSMGVWIGTGSRDEEAAINGVSHFVEHMVFKGTTSRSSKQIAREVDTIGGNLDAFTGKEMVCFNIKVLDENVTPALDVLADLVLHPTFTPEELVREQGVILEEIKMDEDNPDYLVHEIFTQNFWKNDPLGRPILGTKKTVSSFNQQIIFDFYASRFTPRNMVFSAAGNLDHDAFVAQVEQQFSSLAASSDSLLPKLPSPVATPHITLKRKKSLEQVQLCLGVPAPPVNHPDRYGIYLLNTMLGGGMSSRLFQTIREDRGLAYAIYSEMNPFRDTGSLCIFAGTAVDKTEQVLQLTMQELRRLKENTVSDGELKRAKDQLKSNIVIGLESSGSRMANLARQQMYFGRFFGVDEITREINAVTPADIQALAQDLFRPEAIALTLLGNLGEMKVEREDLAC, from the coding sequence ATGTCTGTAACCCTGGTTGAAGATAGTGGCCTGACAAGAAATGCCGTCGAACGGAACATCCGCAAGACCGTTTTGTCGAACGGATTGACCGTATTGACGGAGGCGATGCCCCACCTGCGCAGCGTATCGATGGGCGTGTGGATCGGGACCGGCTCGCGCGACGAAGAGGCCGCCATCAACGGCGTCTCGCACTTTGTGGAGCACATGGTGTTCAAGGGGACGACCTCCCGGTCCTCCAAGCAGATCGCCCGCGAGGTGGACACCATCGGCGGCAATCTGGACGCGTTTACCGGTAAGGAGATGGTCTGCTTTAACATCAAGGTGCTGGACGAGAACGTGACCCCGGCGCTCGATGTACTGGCCGACCTGGTGCTGCACCCCACGTTTACGCCCGAGGAACTCGTACGCGAACAGGGCGTCATCCTCGAAGAGATCAAGATGGACGAGGACAACCCCGACTACTTAGTCCACGAAATCTTCACCCAGAACTTCTGGAAGAACGACCCCCTCGGCCGCCCCATCCTGGGAACGAAGAAGACGGTCTCGAGCTTCAACCAGCAGATCATCTTCGACTTCTACGCCAGCCGGTTCACGCCGCGCAACATGGTCTTCTCGGCCGCCGGAAACCTCGACCATGACGCCTTTGTGGCGCAGGTAGAGCAGCAGTTCAGCTCGCTGGCCGCCAGCAGCGACAGCCTGCTGCCCAAGCTTCCCTCCCCGGTAGCGACGCCGCACATTACGCTGAAGCGGAAAAAATCACTGGAGCAGGTGCAACTTTGCCTCGGCGTTCCCGCTCCCCCGGTGAACCACCCCGACCGATACGGGATCTATCTGCTCAACACGATGCTGGGCGGCGGCATGAGCTCGCGCCTCTTCCAGACCATCCGTGAAGACCGCGGACTGGCCTATGCCATCTACTCCGAGATGAACCCCTTCCGCGATACCGGCTCGCTCTGTATCTTTGCCGGAACAGCAGTCGACAAGACCGAACAGGTTTTGCAGCTCACCATGCAGGAGTTGCGCCGTCTCAAAGAAAACACCGTAAGCGATGGCGAGTTGAAGCGGGCCAAGGACCAGTTGAAGAGCAATATCGTGATTGGCCTCGAAAGCTCGGGCAGCCGGATGGCGAATCTGGCACGGCAGCAGATGTACTTCGGACGTTTCTTCGGAGTAGACGAGATTACGCGGGAGATCAACGCAGTGACCCCGGCGGACATTCAGGCGCTGGCACAGGACCTCTTCCGCCCCGAGGCAATCGCGCTGACGCTGCTCGGCAATCTCGGCGAGATGAAGGTCGAGCGGGAAGATTTGGCCTGCTAA
- a CDS encoding prepilin-type N-terminal cleavage/methylation domain-containing protein, with amino-acid sequence MTKTIAKTALGRVRAARQAEEGFTLIELLIVMSIMLILMTLAVPQLLKLKKTGNQTSAINSVRTIGQAELQYNSAYPANGFSCSIASLGGDPKSGAPTPLAAQLLTPDLAEGHKAGYTFAITNCSKVTINNQDMYTSFEITAVPDAVGKTGDNGYCSDENNAIRQDPTGGTNCTQPIQ; translated from the coding sequence ATGACGAAGACGATAGCGAAGACGGCTTTGGGACGGGTACGCGCTGCACGACAGGCTGAAGAAGGCTTCACGCTGATTGAACTGCTGATCGTCATGTCGATCATGCTGATCCTGATGACGCTCGCCGTTCCACAACTCCTGAAGCTCAAGAAGACGGGCAACCAGACTTCGGCGATCAACTCCGTGCGCACCATCGGGCAGGCCGAGTTGCAGTACAACTCGGCGTATCCGGCAAACGGGTTTTCCTGCTCAATCGCATCACTGGGCGGCGATCCCAAATCTGGTGCCCCAACGCCGCTGGCGGCGCAATTGCTCACGCCCGATCTCGCCGAAGGACACAAGGCGGGATACACCTTCGCGATTACCAACTGCTCGAAGGTGACCATCAATAATCAGGACATGTACACGTCGTTCGAGATCACGGCCGTACCCGACGCCGTCGGCAAGACCGGCGATAATGGCTACTGCTCCGACGAAAACAACGCAATTCGCCAGGACCCCACCGGCGGAACGAACTGCACCCAGCCCATTCAATAA
- the lolA gene encoding outer membrane lipoprotein chaperone LolA, protein MLKKTVLLLFACCATHLFAQNNAALIHKVDDHYNHLTSLRAHYTEHYTGMGMDRTESGTLLLKKPGRMRWNYDKPVGKVFVLDGKYAWFYTPGDTQAQRVPAKELDDLRSPLRFLLGHTQLQKELDNLTVTPDGSNYKITGVPKGMAQRVKALTLGVTSTGIIEQMQIEELDGSITSFSFSGIEENIPVKSEDFIFHPPAGVAIVNGLPPI, encoded by the coding sequence ATGTTGAAGAAGACCGTTCTACTGCTGTTCGCCTGCTGCGCTACGCACCTGTTCGCGCAGAACAACGCCGCGCTGATCCACAAGGTAGATGACCACTACAATCACCTGACCTCGCTGCGCGCCCACTACACCGAGCATTACACCGGCATGGGCATGGACCGCACCGAATCGGGGACGCTCCTGCTCAAAAAGCCGGGCCGCATGCGCTGGAACTACGACAAGCCGGTCGGCAAGGTCTTCGTGCTCGACGGCAAATACGCCTGGTTCTATACCCCGGGCGACACCCAGGCCCAGCGAGTCCCCGCCAAGGAACTGGACGACCTGCGCTCTCCCCTGCGTTTCCTGCTGGGCCACACGCAGCTCCAGAAAGAGCTGGATAACCTGACCGTCACGCCAGATGGCTCCAACTACAAGATCACCGGCGTCCCCAAAGGCATGGCGCAGCGGGTGAAGGCGCTGACGCTAGGCGTGACCTCCACTGGAATCATCGAGCAGATGCAGATTGAAGAGCTTGACGGATCGATAACATCGTTTTCTTTTAGTGGGATAGAAGAAAATATTCCAGTAAAGAGTGAGGATTTCATCTTCCATCCTCCCGCTGGCGTCGCCATCGTCAACGGCCTGCCCCCGATCTAA
- a CDS encoding HAD family phosphatase: protein MSNPSNTLLTHRLSTTEFHAAVYELSPTVAVFDCDGTLWSGDAGSSFMNWTIETGLVSREATDWIDGRYRGYKRGEVSEIVICGEMVQLYQGLREDEMRRAAKKFFETKIERNIFPEMLELVAELRRRDVDIWAVSSTCDWVIEEGMQRFGIPANRVLAACVTIKDGLVTETICDVPTDEGKVASLARVKITTPDAVFGNSVHDAAMLAIARRAFPVNPTPALVERSAAEGWPVYYPASVAPAS from the coding sequence TTGAGCAATCCAAGCAACACGCTATTGACCCACCGTCTGAGCACCACCGAGTTTCACGCCGCAGTCTATGAGCTGTCCCCCACCGTCGCCGTCTTCGACTGCGACGGAACCCTATGGTCGGGCGATGCCGGGTCGTCCTTCATGAACTGGACCATCGAGACCGGACTGGTCTCCCGCGAGGCAACGGACTGGATCGATGGACGATATCGCGGTTATAAGCGTGGCGAGGTCTCCGAGATCGTCATCTGCGGCGAGATGGTGCAGCTCTATCAGGGCCTGCGCGAGGACGAGATGCGCCGCGCTGCAAAGAAGTTTTTCGAGACCAAGATCGAGCGCAACATCTTCCCCGAGATGCTGGAGCTGGTGGCTGAACTGCGCCGCCGCGATGTGGATATCTGGGCGGTCAGTTCGACCTGCGACTGGGTGATCGAAGAAGGCATGCAGCGCTTCGGGATTCCCGCAAACCGGGTGCTGGCAGCCTGCGTCACGATCAAAGATGGGCTGGTAACGGAGACGATCTGCGATGTGCCTACCGACGAGGGCAAGGTCGCATCGCTCGCTCGCGTGAAAATCACCACGCCGGATGCGGTCTTCGGCAACTCGGTGCACGATGCCGCCATGCTGGCGATTGCACGGCGGGCGTTCCCCGTAAACCCGACTCCAGCGCTGGTTGAGCGCAGCGCCGCCGAGGGCTGGCCGGTTTACTACCCGGCTTCGGTGGCACCTGCCAGCTAA
- a CDS encoding (deoxy)nucleoside triphosphate pyrophosphohydrolase, with product MRDSIRKLEERVETAQPKPLRLVVAALILREGTGGTEVFICQRKPDQPMSLKWEFPGGKIEPGEGPEEALVRELNEELGISALIGQRVAQIRHKYRNGGAVDLQFFVVKEFQGPMVNRIFNDMRWVSLAALPGYDFLAADLGLIRDLSEGKLL from the coding sequence GTGAGAGATTCCATCCGCAAGCTCGAAGAACGGGTTGAGACGGCGCAGCCCAAGCCCTTGCGGCTGGTGGTAGCGGCGCTGATCCTGCGCGAAGGCACGGGCGGGACAGAAGTGTTCATCTGCCAACGCAAGCCCGACCAGCCAATGAGCCTGAAATGGGAGTTTCCCGGCGGCAAGATCGAGCCCGGCGAAGGCCCGGAGGAGGCCCTGGTTCGCGAGTTGAACGAGGAACTGGGGATCTCGGCCCTGATCGGACAACGGGTAGCGCAGATTCGGCATAAATACCGCAACGGTGGCGCGGTCGACCTTCAGTTCTTCGTAGTGAAGGAGTTTCAGGGGCCGATGGTAAACCGGATCTTCAATGATATGCGCTGGGTCTCGCTGGCTGCCCTGCCCGGCTATGACTTCCTGGCGGCGGACCTTGGACTGATCCGGGACCTGTCTGAAGGCAAGCTGCTCTGA
- the pruA gene encoding L-glutamate gamma-semialdehyde dehydrogenase → MIAPAQDAAEVTIRSAQAPFVNEEFVDFALGENKRAMQAALAEVGSQLGRGYDLVIGGRRVRTEGKIVSSNPARPKQVVGIHSKAGPEHVQQAIDAAQVAYADWTRQSAIDRAGLLFRSATLIRERKFEFCAWLIYEVGKNWGEADADVGETIDFLEFYGREALRLASATTPIQFPGERNQLRYLPLGVGAVIPPWNFPFAIMAGMTAAAIVCGNTVVLKPSEDAPTIAARFMSLLEEAGLPDGVVNLCPGAGAEFGAALVEHPQTRFIAFTGSKAVGLQIHERAARTQPGQHFIKRTILEMGGKDSIIVDNDCDLDAAVQGVVASAFGFNGQKCSACSRVIVDAEIYDTFCDRLQAKVAEIKTGDPVENIYTGPVISEKAYRKALGYIDIGKTEGVVLNGGQAIETPEGGYYIAPTVIKDVASTARIAQEEIFGPVLAVIKSKNFDEALAIANNTEYGLTGAIYSNSRANLDRAQNEFHVGNLYLNRKCTGAMVGAHPFGGFNMSGTDSKAGGPDYLLLFTQAQSIGEKTT, encoded by the coding sequence ATGATAGCCCCTGCACAGGATGCCGCTGAAGTTACCATCCGTTCGGCCCAGGCCCCGTTCGTCAACGAAGAGTTCGTCGACTTCGCCCTCGGGGAGAACAAGCGTGCCATGCAGGCCGCGCTCGCCGAGGTGGGGAGCCAGCTTGGCCGTGGGTACGACCTCGTCATCGGGGGGCGGCGCGTACGGACCGAAGGCAAGATCGTTTCCAGCAATCCAGCACGGCCAAAGCAGGTGGTAGGCATCCACTCGAAGGCTGGCCCGGAGCACGTTCAGCAGGCGATTGACGCCGCCCAGGTAGCCTACGCAGACTGGACCCGGCAATCCGCAATAGATCGGGCAGGACTCTTGTTCCGTTCTGCGACTCTCATCCGCGAGCGTAAATTCGAGTTCTGCGCATGGCTGATCTACGAGGTGGGCAAGAACTGGGGCGAGGCTGATGCTGACGTAGGCGAGACAATCGACTTCCTGGAGTTCTATGGACGCGAGGCGCTTCGCCTGGCTAGCGCAACCACGCCTATCCAGTTTCCCGGCGAGCGCAACCAGCTTCGTTATCTGCCGCTCGGCGTCGGCGCGGTCATTCCGCCGTGGAACTTCCCTTTCGCCATCATGGCCGGCATGACGGCCGCAGCCATCGTCTGCGGCAACACGGTGGTGCTCAAGCCGTCTGAAGACGCGCCTACCATCGCCGCACGCTTTATGAGCCTCCTCGAAGAGGCAGGCCTTCCGGATGGCGTCGTCAATTTGTGTCCCGGCGCAGGAGCAGAGTTTGGAGCGGCGCTGGTCGAGCATCCCCAGACGCGCTTTATCGCCTTTACCGGATCGAAGGCAGTGGGCCTGCAGATTCACGAGCGCGCCGCCCGCACCCAGCCCGGCCAGCACTTCATCAAGCGAACGATTCTGGAGATGGGCGGCAAGGACTCCATCATCGTCGACAACGACTGCGACCTCGACGCAGCCGTGCAGGGAGTGGTGGCGAGCGCCTTCGGTTTCAATGGCCAGAAGTGTTCTGCCTGCTCGCGCGTCATCGTCGATGCTGAGATCTATGACACCTTCTGCGACCGCCTGCAGGCAAAGGTAGCGGAGATCAAGACCGGCGATCCGGTCGAAAACATTTATACCGGACCGGTCATCAGCGAAAAGGCATACCGCAAGGCCCTTGGCTATATCGACATCGGAAAGACCGAGGGGGTCGTTCTGAACGGCGGCCAGGCCATCGAAACGCCCGAGGGCGGTTATTACATCGCGCCCACCGTTATCAAAGACGTGGCATCCACCGCCCGTATCGCGCAGGAAGAGATCTTCGGGCCGGTGCTTGCCGTCATCAAATCGAAGAACTTCGATGAGGCGCTCGCCATCGCCAACAACACCGAGTACGGCCTGACCGGAGCCATTTATTCCAACTCGCGGGCGAACCTCGACCGGGCGCAGAACGAGTTTCACGTCGGCAATCTCTACCTCAACCGGAAGTGCACGGGCGCGATGGTCGGCGCGCATCCCTTCGGCGGCTTCAATATGAGCGGCACCGATTCCAAGGCCGGAGGCCCGGATTATCTGCTGCTGTTCACGCAGGCTCAGAGCATCGGGGAAAAGACAACCTAG
- a CDS encoding VOC family protein, with amino-acid sequence MSNVQIEQKSYEMPPKEGISIAHFLTVADIERSARYYEKVFGARILSLGDGNAPGYLQLANIWMILNVGGGPTPDKPTVTLSVPDPNHITSFLNFRVADIQACYELWKSRGAEFITEPIPKYGETRCYIRDPDGYLIEVGQSNSGVMYG; translated from the coding sequence ATGAGCAACGTGCAAATCGAGCAGAAGAGCTATGAGATGCCCCCGAAGGAGGGGATCAGCATCGCGCATTTTCTCACCGTCGCCGACATTGAGCGATCAGCTCGATACTACGAAAAGGTCTTCGGCGCTCGCATTCTGAGCCTGGGTGACGGCAACGCGCCTGGGTACCTTCAGCTTGCAAATATCTGGATGATTCTGAACGTTGGAGGTGGACCGACCCCGGATAAGCCGACGGTAACGCTCAGCGTCCCCGACCCGAACCACATCACCAGCTTTCTGAATTTCCGGGTTGCGGATATTCAAGCGTGCTATGAGTTATGGAAAAGTCGGGGAGCCGAGTTCATTACGGAGCCGATTCCAAAGTACGGCGAGACGCGCTGCTACATCCGCGATCCCGATGGATATCTTATCGAGGTCGGACAGAGCAATTCAGGCGTGATGTACGGTTGA